One genomic window of Quercus lobata isolate SW786 chromosome 9, ValleyOak3.0 Primary Assembly, whole genome shotgun sequence includes the following:
- the LOC115959586 gene encoding UBX domain-containing protein 1-like isoform X3 gives MAVPQVNKKLLDELEAMGFPRPRATRALHFSGNSSLEAAIEWVIDHENDSDIDQMPLVAVDIDLDSPQPFDITEQMKIKAQELRNKSHKKKEEEEKKLERQREKERIRASKDLTEAKRILESNEKQRYLALKKKEEKEEKRAREKILKKLEHDKVERRSRLGLPPESPSVKPSTHLLQEKTNDGARVRRAFETLLIYVGNIAKNPDEEKFRKIRLTNPLFQDRVGNLRGGMEFLELCGFERTEGDEFLYLPDDKVDMEILNTAGSELKSAMTNPFFGLLSV, from the exons ATGGCTGTTCCACAAGTCAACAAGAAACTGCTTGATGAACTTGAAGCCATGGGATTTCCAAGGCCAAGAGCAACACGAGCTCTTCATTTTTCTG GTAATTCTAGCTTAGAGGCAGCTATAGAATGGGTGATTGATCATGAGAATGACTCAGACATTGATCAGATGCCCTTG GTAGCAGTGGATATTGATCTTGACTCACCTCAACCTTTCGATATCACAgaacaaatgaaaataaaggCACAGGAACTAAG GAATAAATCAcataagaagaaagaagaagaagaaaagaaactgGAAAGGCAAAGGGAGAAG GAGAGGATTCGAGCTAGTAAGGACCTCACTGAGGCAAAGCGAATTCTAGAAAGCAATGAAAAACAACG TTATTTagccttgaaaaaaaaagaagagaaggaagaaaaaagggCAAGGGAGAAAATACTTAAGAAACTAGAACATGATAAG GTAGAAAGGAGGTCAAGACTTGGATTGCCACCAGAAAGTCCATCTGTAAAACCTTCCACTCATTTGTTGCAGGAAAAAACG AATGATGGTGCCAGAGTTAGGAGGGCCTTTGAAACTCTTCTGATCTATGTTGGAAATATCGCAAAAAATCCTGATGAGGAAAAATTTAGGAAGATTCGACTTACTAACCCATTATTTCAG GATAGAGTTGGGAACTTGAGAGGAGGTATGGAATTTCTTGAGCTCTGTGGGTTTGAGAGAACAGAAGGAGACGAGTTCTTGTATCTTCCTGATGATAAGGTCGACATGGAAATTCTAAACACAGCTGGGTCTGAATTGAAGTCTGCAATGACCAACCCCTTCTTTGGGCTTCTAAGTGTGTAA
- the LOC115959586 gene encoding UBX domain-containing protein 1-like isoform X6, which translates to MAVPQVNKKLLDELEAMGFPRPRATRALHFSGNSSLEAAIEWVIDHENDSDIDQMPLVAVDIDLDSPQPFDITEQMKIKAQELRNKSHKKKEEEEKKLERQREKERIRASKDLTEAKRILESNEKQRYLALKKKEEKEEKRAREKILKKLEHDKNDGARVRRAFETLLIYVGNIAKNPDEEKFRKIRLTNPLFQDRVGNLRGGMEFLELCGFERTEGDEFLYLPDDKVDMEILNTAGSELKSAMTNPFFGLLSV; encoded by the exons ATGGCTGTTCCACAAGTCAACAAGAAACTGCTTGATGAACTTGAAGCCATGGGATTTCCAAGGCCAAGAGCAACACGAGCTCTTCATTTTTCTG GTAATTCTAGCTTAGAGGCAGCTATAGAATGGGTGATTGATCATGAGAATGACTCAGACATTGATCAGATGCCCTTG GTAGCAGTGGATATTGATCTTGACTCACCTCAACCTTTCGATATCACAgaacaaatgaaaataaaggCACAGGAACTAAG GAATAAATCAcataagaagaaagaagaagaagaaaagaaactgGAAAGGCAAAGGGAGAAG GAGAGGATTCGAGCTAGTAAGGACCTCACTGAGGCAAAGCGAATTCTAGAAAGCAATGAAAAACAACG TTATTTagccttgaaaaaaaaagaagagaaggaagaaaaaagggCAAGGGAGAAAATACTTAAGAAACTAGAACATGATAAG AATGATGGTGCCAGAGTTAGGAGGGCCTTTGAAACTCTTCTGATCTATGTTGGAAATATCGCAAAAAATCCTGATGAGGAAAAATTTAGGAAGATTCGACTTACTAACCCATTATTTCAG GATAGAGTTGGGAACTTGAGAGGAGGTATGGAATTTCTTGAGCTCTGTGGGTTTGAGAGAACAGAAGGAGACGAGTTCTTGTATCTTCCTGATGATAAGGTCGACATGGAAATTCTAAACACAGCTGGGTCTGAATTGAAGTCTGCAATGACCAACCCCTTCTTTGGGCTTCTAAGTGTGTAA
- the LOC115959586 gene encoding UBX domain-containing protein 1-like isoform X1, translated as MAVPQVNKKLLDELEAMGFPRPRATRALHFSGNSSLEAAIEWVIDHENDSDIDQMPLVAVDIDLDSPQPFDITEQMKIKAQELRNKSHKKKEEEEKKLERQREKERIRASKDLTEAKRILESNEKQRYLALKKKEEKEEKRAREKILKKLEHDKVERRSRLGLPPESPSVKPSTHLLQEKTLQTSLPLKSVTNAEQMRECLRSLKRNHQNDGARVRRAFETLLIYVGNIAKNPDEEKFRKIRLTNPLFQDRVGNLRGGMEFLELCGFERTEGDEFLYLPDDKVDMEILNTAGSELKSAMTNPFFGLLSV; from the exons ATGGCTGTTCCACAAGTCAACAAGAAACTGCTTGATGAACTTGAAGCCATGGGATTTCCAAGGCCAAGAGCAACACGAGCTCTTCATTTTTCTG GTAATTCTAGCTTAGAGGCAGCTATAGAATGGGTGATTGATCATGAGAATGACTCAGACATTGATCAGATGCCCTTG GTAGCAGTGGATATTGATCTTGACTCACCTCAACCTTTCGATATCACAgaacaaatgaaaataaaggCACAGGAACTAAG GAATAAATCAcataagaagaaagaagaagaagaaaagaaactgGAAAGGCAAAGGGAGAAG GAGAGGATTCGAGCTAGTAAGGACCTCACTGAGGCAAAGCGAATTCTAGAAAGCAATGAAAAACAACG TTATTTagccttgaaaaaaaaagaagagaaggaagaaaaaagggCAAGGGAGAAAATACTTAAGAAACTAGAACATGATAAG GTAGAAAGGAGGTCAAGACTTGGATTGCCACCAGAAAGTCCATCTGTAAAACCTTCCACTCATTTGTTGCAGGAAAAAACG ttgcAGACATCATTGCCTCTGAAGTCTGTAACAAATGCAGAGCAGATGAGAGAATGTTTAAGGTCTCTTAAGCGCAATCACCAG AATGATGGTGCCAGAGTTAGGAGGGCCTTTGAAACTCTTCTGATCTATGTTGGAAATATCGCAAAAAATCCTGATGAGGAAAAATTTAGGAAGATTCGACTTACTAACCCATTATTTCAG GATAGAGTTGGGAACTTGAGAGGAGGTATGGAATTTCTTGAGCTCTGTGGGTTTGAGAGAACAGAAGGAGACGAGTTCTTGTATCTTCCTGATGATAAGGTCGACATGGAAATTCTAAACACAGCTGGGTCTGAATTGAAGTCTGCAATGACCAACCCCTTCTTTGGGCTTCTAAGTGTGTAA
- the LOC115959586 gene encoding UBX domain-containing protein 1-like isoform X5, which yields MPLVAVDIDLDSPQPFDITEQMKIKAQELRNKSHKKKEEEEKKLERQREKERIRASKDLTEAKRILESNEKQRYLALKKKEEKEEKRAREKILKKLEHDKVERRSRLGLPPESPSVKPSTHLLQEKTLQTSLPLKSVTNAEQMRECLRSLKRNHQNDGARVRRAFETLLIYVGNIAKNPDEEKFRKIRLTNPLFQDRVGNLRGGMEFLELCGFERTEGDEFLYLPDDKVDMEILNTAGSELKSAMTNPFFGLLSV from the exons ATGCCCTTG GTAGCAGTGGATATTGATCTTGACTCACCTCAACCTTTCGATATCACAgaacaaatgaaaataaaggCACAGGAACTAAG GAATAAATCAcataagaagaaagaagaagaagaaaagaaactgGAAAGGCAAAGGGAGAAG GAGAGGATTCGAGCTAGTAAGGACCTCACTGAGGCAAAGCGAATTCTAGAAAGCAATGAAAAACAACG TTATTTagccttgaaaaaaaaagaagagaaggaagaaaaaagggCAAGGGAGAAAATACTTAAGAAACTAGAACATGATAAG GTAGAAAGGAGGTCAAGACTTGGATTGCCACCAGAAAGTCCATCTGTAAAACCTTCCACTCATTTGTTGCAGGAAAAAACG ttgcAGACATCATTGCCTCTGAAGTCTGTAACAAATGCAGAGCAGATGAGAGAATGTTTAAGGTCTCTTAAGCGCAATCACCAG AATGATGGTGCCAGAGTTAGGAGGGCCTTTGAAACTCTTCTGATCTATGTTGGAAATATCGCAAAAAATCCTGATGAGGAAAAATTTAGGAAGATTCGACTTACTAACCCATTATTTCAG GATAGAGTTGGGAACTTGAGAGGAGGTATGGAATTTCTTGAGCTCTGTGGGTTTGAGAGAACAGAAGGAGACGAGTTCTTGTATCTTCCTGATGATAAGGTCGACATGGAAATTCTAAACACAGCTGGGTCTGAATTGAAGTCTGCAATGACCAACCCCTTCTTTGGGCTTCTAAGTGTGTAA
- the LOC115959586 gene encoding UBX domain-containing protein 1-like isoform X2 gives MAVPQVNKKLLDELEAMGFPRPRATRALHFSGNSSLEAAIEWVIDHENDSDIDQMPLVAVDIDLDSPQPFDITEQMKIKAQELRNKSHKKKEEEEKKLERQREKERIRASKDLTEAKRILESNEKQRYLALKKKEEKEEKRAREKILKKLEHDKVERRSRLGLPPESPSVKPSTHLLQEKTTSLPLKSVTNAEQMRECLRSLKRNHQNDGARVRRAFETLLIYVGNIAKNPDEEKFRKIRLTNPLFQDRVGNLRGGMEFLELCGFERTEGDEFLYLPDDKVDMEILNTAGSELKSAMTNPFFGLLSV, from the exons ATGGCTGTTCCACAAGTCAACAAGAAACTGCTTGATGAACTTGAAGCCATGGGATTTCCAAGGCCAAGAGCAACACGAGCTCTTCATTTTTCTG GTAATTCTAGCTTAGAGGCAGCTATAGAATGGGTGATTGATCATGAGAATGACTCAGACATTGATCAGATGCCCTTG GTAGCAGTGGATATTGATCTTGACTCACCTCAACCTTTCGATATCACAgaacaaatgaaaataaaggCACAGGAACTAAG GAATAAATCAcataagaagaaagaagaagaagaaaagaaactgGAAAGGCAAAGGGAGAAG GAGAGGATTCGAGCTAGTAAGGACCTCACTGAGGCAAAGCGAATTCTAGAAAGCAATGAAAAACAACG TTATTTagccttgaaaaaaaaagaagagaaggaagaaaaaagggCAAGGGAGAAAATACTTAAGAAACTAGAACATGATAAG GTAGAAAGGAGGTCAAGACTTGGATTGCCACCAGAAAGTCCATCTGTAAAACCTTCCACTCATTTGTTGCAGGAAAAAACG ACATCATTGCCTCTGAAGTCTGTAACAAATGCAGAGCAGATGAGAGAATGTTTAAGGTCTCTTAAGCGCAATCACCAG AATGATGGTGCCAGAGTTAGGAGGGCCTTTGAAACTCTTCTGATCTATGTTGGAAATATCGCAAAAAATCCTGATGAGGAAAAATTTAGGAAGATTCGACTTACTAACCCATTATTTCAG GATAGAGTTGGGAACTTGAGAGGAGGTATGGAATTTCTTGAGCTCTGTGGGTTTGAGAGAACAGAAGGAGACGAGTTCTTGTATCTTCCTGATGATAAGGTCGACATGGAAATTCTAAACACAGCTGGGTCTGAATTGAAGTCTGCAATGACCAACCCCTTCTTTGGGCTTCTAAGTGTGTAA
- the LOC115959586 gene encoding UBX domain-containing protein 1-like isoform X4, whose product MAVPQVNKKLLDELEAMGFPRPRATRALHFSGNSSLEAAIEWVIDHENDSDIDQMPLVAVDIDLDSPQPFDITEQMKIKAQELRNKSHKKKEEEEKKLERQREKERIRASKDLTEAKRILESNEKQRYLALKKKEEKEEKRAREKILKKLEHDKVERRSRLGLPPESPSVKPSTHLLQEKTLQTSLPLKSVTNAEQMRECLRSLKRNHQDRVGNLRGGMEFLELCGFERTEGDEFLYLPDDKVDMEILNTAGSELKSAMTNPFFGLLSV is encoded by the exons ATGGCTGTTCCACAAGTCAACAAGAAACTGCTTGATGAACTTGAAGCCATGGGATTTCCAAGGCCAAGAGCAACACGAGCTCTTCATTTTTCTG GTAATTCTAGCTTAGAGGCAGCTATAGAATGGGTGATTGATCATGAGAATGACTCAGACATTGATCAGATGCCCTTG GTAGCAGTGGATATTGATCTTGACTCACCTCAACCTTTCGATATCACAgaacaaatgaaaataaaggCACAGGAACTAAG GAATAAATCAcataagaagaaagaagaagaagaaaagaaactgGAAAGGCAAAGGGAGAAG GAGAGGATTCGAGCTAGTAAGGACCTCACTGAGGCAAAGCGAATTCTAGAAAGCAATGAAAAACAACG TTATTTagccttgaaaaaaaaagaagagaaggaagaaaaaagggCAAGGGAGAAAATACTTAAGAAACTAGAACATGATAAG GTAGAAAGGAGGTCAAGACTTGGATTGCCACCAGAAAGTCCATCTGTAAAACCTTCCACTCATTTGTTGCAGGAAAAAACG ttgcAGACATCATTGCCTCTGAAGTCTGTAACAAATGCAGAGCAGATGAGAGAATGTTTAAGGTCTCTTAAGCGCAATCACCAG GATAGAGTTGGGAACTTGAGAGGAGGTATGGAATTTCTTGAGCTCTGTGGGTTTGAGAGAACAGAAGGAGACGAGTTCTTGTATCTTCCTGATGATAAGGTCGACATGGAAATTCTAAACACAGCTGGGTCTGAATTGAAGTCTGCAATGACCAACCCCTTCTTTGGGCTTCTAAGTGTGTAA